The Doryrhamphus excisus isolate RoL2022-K1 chromosome 1, RoL_Dexc_1.0, whole genome shotgun sequence genome includes a window with the following:
- the LOC131104391 gene encoding photoreceptor outer segment membrane glycoprotein 2-like isoform X1, translated as MAVCKVTFSKAEREKLAEILCILNWVSVVTGAALFWVGLFLKVEIEKWQEVMSDRGVLHVPHMLIATGLAACCINFLGGKICLDCADPNKFLRWKLVMMPYVVCTFFFTFCVLVGALMCYSVGGQLQESLFLGLRHAMRHYKDTDTPGRCYLKKTLDLLQIQFQCCGNTGYRDWFRVQWISNRYLDMSSSSVVERLRSNVQGKYLIDGVPFSCCSTFSPRPCIQHQVSNSSAHFNYDARSQQQNLWEGGCRQALLDHYTGIMKSMGVGVLLIWLFELLVLTGVRFLQTAMENVLLLGDPDLESVGWILENSLAETARSNVKIIKSLGKCYQVDDDPNLNVSTEAGEG; from the exons ATGGCGGTCTGCAAAGTGACTTTTAGCAaggcagagagagagaagctCGCTGAGATCCTCTGCATTCTAAACTGGGTCTCGGTGGTGACCGGCGCCGCCCTCTTTTGGGTGGGTTTGTTCCTGAAAGTGGAGATCGAGAAatggcaggaagtgatgtcagaccggggggtccttcatgtgccACATATGCTGATCGCCACGGGCCTGGCCGCTTGCTGCATCAACTTCCTGGGCGGGAAGATCTGTCTGGACTGTGCTGACCCAAACAAGTTCTTACGCTGGAAGCTGGTCATGATGCCCTACGTGGTCTGCACCTTCTTCTTCACGTTCTGCGTCCTGGTGGGGGCGCTGATGTGTTACAGCGTGGGCGGCCAGCTGCAGGAGTCGCTCTTCCTGGGACTGCGGCACGCTATGCGCCACTACAAGGACACCGATACGCCGGGTCGCTGCTACCTGAAGAAGACCTTGGACTTGCTGCAGATCCAGTTCCAGTGCTGTGGAAACACGGGATACCGGGACTGGTTCCGGGTCCAGTGGATCAGTAACCGATATCTGGATatgagcagcagcagcgtggTGGA ACGTCTAAGGAGTAACGTGCAGGGGAAGTACTTGATTGACGGTGTTCCATTCAGCTGTTGCAGTACCTTTTCTCCCCGCCCGTGCATCCAACACCAGGTCAGCAACAGCTCCGCCCACTTCAACTATGACGCTCGGAGCCAGCAACAGAACCTGTGGGAGGGGGGCTGCCGGCAGGCCCTGCTGGACCACTACACCGGCATCATGAAGTCCATGGGCGTGGGCGTGCTGCTCATCTGGTTGTTTGAG CTACTGGTTCTGACAGGGGTCCGTTTCCTGCAGACGGCCATGGAGAATGTTCTCCTTCTGGGGGATCCAGACTTGGAGTCGGTTGGCTGGATTCTGGAGAACAGCCTGGCAGAAACAGCCCGATCAAACGTGAAGATCATCAAAAGCTTGGGGAAGTGCTACCAAGTGGACGACGACCCCAACCTGAACGTGTCCACGGAGGCCGGGGAGGGCTGA
- the LOC131104391 gene encoding photoreceptor outer segment membrane glycoprotein 2-like isoform X2: MAVCKVTFSKAEREKLAEILCILNWVSVVTGAALFWVGLFLKVEIEKWQEVMSDRGVLHVPHMLIATGLAACCINFLGGKICLDCADPNKFLRWKLVMMPYVVCTFFFTFCVLVGALMCYSVGGQLQESLFLGLRHAMRHYKDTDTPGRCYLKKTLDLLQIQFQCCGNTGYRDWFRVQWISNRYLDMSSSSVVERLRSNVQGKYLIDGVPFSCCSTFSPRPCIQHQVSNSSAHFNYDARSQQQNLWEGGCRQALLDHYTGIMKSMGVGVLLIWLFETAMENVLLLGDPDLESVGWILENSLAETARSNVKIIKSLGKCYQVDDDPNLNVSTEAGEG; this comes from the exons ATGGCGGTCTGCAAAGTGACTTTTAGCAaggcagagagagagaagctCGCTGAGATCCTCTGCATTCTAAACTGGGTCTCGGTGGTGACCGGCGCCGCCCTCTTTTGGGTGGGTTTGTTCCTGAAAGTGGAGATCGAGAAatggcaggaagtgatgtcagaccggggggtccttcatgtgccACATATGCTGATCGCCACGGGCCTGGCCGCTTGCTGCATCAACTTCCTGGGCGGGAAGATCTGTCTGGACTGTGCTGACCCAAACAAGTTCTTACGCTGGAAGCTGGTCATGATGCCCTACGTGGTCTGCACCTTCTTCTTCACGTTCTGCGTCCTGGTGGGGGCGCTGATGTGTTACAGCGTGGGCGGCCAGCTGCAGGAGTCGCTCTTCCTGGGACTGCGGCACGCTATGCGCCACTACAAGGACACCGATACGCCGGGTCGCTGCTACCTGAAGAAGACCTTGGACTTGCTGCAGATCCAGTTCCAGTGCTGTGGAAACACGGGATACCGGGACTGGTTCCGGGTCCAGTGGATCAGTAACCGATATCTGGATatgagcagcagcagcgtggTGGA ACGTCTAAGGAGTAACGTGCAGGGGAAGTACTTGATTGACGGTGTTCCATTCAGCTGTTGCAGTACCTTTTCTCCCCGCCCGTGCATCCAACACCAGGTCAGCAACAGCTCCGCCCACTTCAACTATGACGCTCGGAGCCAGCAACAGAACCTGTGGGAGGGGGGCTGCCGGCAGGCCCTGCTGGACCACTACACCGGCATCATGAAGTCCATGGGCGTGGGCGTGCTGCTCATCTGGTTGTTTGAG ACGGCCATGGAGAATGTTCTCCTTCTGGGGGATCCAGACTTGGAGTCGGTTGGCTGGATTCTGGAGAACAGCCTGGCAGAAACAGCCCGATCAAACGTGAAGATCATCAAAAGCTTGGGGAAGTGCTACCAAGTGGACGACGACCCCAACCTGAACGTGTCCACGGAGGCCGGGGAGGGCTGA